Within the Dolichospermum compactum NIES-806 genome, the region CAGTGGCGACCACTCGGCCAGATGTTGGTAAATATTGCCATGCAGCTTGGACAATTTCCTGTATGGCTTTTCCTCCCTCAATGCAGATGCGATCAGGTGCTAACTTGATTTGGTTTAAGCATTCTGGGGCACTACCTTCAATGACTTCGACGTTTTTGACTTCAAATCGATCGCAGTTGCGTCTAATTAGGTTTGCAACATCCTCATCTCTTTCGATAGCAATTACTCGTCCTTGGGGACACAATAAACCCACCTCTATAGGAATTGTACCTGTTCCTGCACCAATATCCCACAATACCGAA harbors:
- the cbiT gene encoding precorrin-6Y C5,15-methyltransferase subunit CbiT gives rise to the protein MPSPLWPYITPGIPDELFENLPGIPLSQRELRLLLISQLRLQADSVLWDIGAGTGTIPIEVGLLCPQGRVIAIERDEDVANLIRRNCDRFEVKNVEVIEGSAPECLNQIKLAPDRICIEGGKAIQEIVQAAWQYLPTSGRVVATAGNLENLYTISQSFSQLRVRNIEVVQSAVNRLETRGYSQTFVAADPIFILSGEKLD